The region ATTGCTCCCATCTCTGGAAAACTTCCAGCGTCCTCTTGTTGGACATCGCAAGAAGTATGATAATAAGCGGCATTACGAACATTATATTATAAAGTATGAGATATCCGAATCCGATCGCGGACGTTGTCTGTGAGACAAGCAGGCCTATTATGGCGACATAGATCCCTCCTGAGCACGGGAATGTGCAGAGCCCGACGAAAAAGCCGAGAATAAAAGCCGAGGGAAGCGTTGCCTTGTGGACGTATTCTTTGATCGTTCCTTTCGCAATGTGAGGTATTTGGAGCCTTATCGGGAAGCTCGGAATGAGAATGCCGATGATATTTATGATCCCAAGGATTATAACGAGCCATGCTCCGATCTTTGCCATGGCGTGGGGAGCGTTGATGAACATCACTGTACTGACCAGCCCGAGTCCGATCGCAAGATAGGCGAGGAATATGGCCGCGATATATACGACCCCTGTTTTCCAAACGTCTTTCTTGGTCCTCTTCAGGGTGTAAAGAAACGAAATAAAAAAGAGAAGGACCGCAAAAGCGCAGGGATTTATCCCGTCCAGAAACCCGGAAACGAGAACGATCGGCAGAATGAAAGCTTCTTTATTCGAATTCGCTTTAAGCTCGTTTTTGTTATTTTCAAGATAGTCAAGGTATTCGCTGATCGGTGTGCCGATGGGGTAAGTCTTCGGCTCGCCCATATAATCATCTGCGTAGTTCGGGATACCGAATATTTTATAATTCTTGGCTTCACTGCCCATGTCGTCCTGGAAAACCAAAAGTCTCTTGAATCTTGAGCTGTTATCTTCGTTGAACATTTCCCCGACAATATGATCCGGCATATGTCCCGCCATGATATATTTATCGCCGACAAATGTCATG is a window of Candidatus Paceibacterota bacterium DNA encoding:
- a CDS encoding cytochrome c biogenesis protein CcdA, coding for MAKKNLKKGLFSCAAILFYIFALFAHPAHNAQAQSDPQEAILYYNEACGMCADYVKNDLPRQLQGAGINKIDKRDYINGKDIRPEMNRRMKDAGIPLDLQGHIMTFVGDKYIMAGHMPDHIVGEMFNEDNSSRFKRLLVFQDDMGSEAKNYKIFGIPNYADDYMGEPKTYPIGTPISEYLDYLENNKNELKANSNKEAFILPIVLVSGFLDGINPCAFAVLLFFISFLYTLKRTKKDVWKTGVVYIAAIFLAYLAIGLGLVSTVMFINAPHAMAKIGAWLVIILGIINIIGILIPSFPIRLQIPHIAKGTIKEYVHKATLPSAFILGFFVGLCTFPCSGGIYVAIIGLLVSQTTSAIGFGYLILYNIMFVMPLIIILLAMSNKRTLEVFQRWEQSKVPQIKVFGAAVMIALGAIMLIWFT